A window of the Verminephrobacter eiseniae EF01-2 genome harbors these coding sequences:
- a CDS encoding molybdopterin-dependent oxidoreductase, giving the protein MQVMTTAAPTQTKQGYCTLCRSRCGTLNEVQGDMLVSVRPDASHPTGQAMCMKGKAAPELVHSPHRLRYPMRRTRPKTEADPGWVRIGWDEALAETAQRLGAIKAESGAESVVFAVTTPSGTPLTDSIDWIERFVRLFGSPNICYATEVCNWHKDFAHAFTFGCGMPAADYAQADLIVLWGHNPANTWLAQANAIGRGRANGAKMVVIDPRPTALARQADAWLPVRPGTDAALALGLIHLLIADARFDEGFVRAWTNAPLLVRGDNGHFLREQDLWPDAQGNRFMAWNDARGCAVPYDTEQAAQAQDAAHFRLRGALEIDVGAQRLSCAPAFELLAQGCAAYTPPDVERITGVAQASLRAVADLFGTCRRVAYHAWTGIGQHTNATQAERAVATLYALCGSFDRIGGNRVRVGPRVNAVNSLSLLPDAQRAKALGLAERPVGPPAHGWVTARDTYRVMLEGEPYKVRAMMAFGTNLPVSQADTALAHQALSQLEFHVHCDLFETPAARYADILLPVNTPWEREGLRIGFEIDDRAAGWVQLRQRMVTPRGESRADNDVLFDLATRLGMGDGFFGGSLDAGWNHMLEPLGLTVDQLRARPEGMACAIDASEQKYARATPAGVRGFDTPTRRVELYSETLLRHGQPPVATFVEPADTPRDAKATRQGRFPYVLSSAKNGFYCHSQHRSLPSLRKRAPDPVAELSPVLAAAKGIVDGDWMRIRTRVGEARFVARVTPQLGDDVIVAEFGWWQSCPELDRDGLPVEGALGSNFNALISADSCDPVSGSVPHRSFLCDIERDPATEMRQRKWSGYRPFRISALRPEADGVLGIHFEPVDGGELPDYRPGQHIEMQLHLDDGTQVTRAYSLTGAAEVPGRRSYSVAVRHQRGHSADGTPHEGRVSSHLHRALKVGDTLALRAPSGGFVLPRHSPQPLVFFAGGIGITPFISLLESLPDGAQGPAIWLYYANQNGTTHAFHERIAQHRARLPQLQVVDHYNAPRLQERQGIDYQSDRFIDASVVDDALIAQRARFYLCGPPAMMDAVTAGLVARGVPRFDIFSEVFRSPTTPPTDGDQRFTVSFARSGHAPVTWTPRQGTLLTFGESLGVQMASGCRVGQCESCAVRLLSGKVRHLHGSEPEDPAVCLACQAVPLEDVVLEA; this is encoded by the coding sequence ATGCAAGTGATGACGACGGCGGCGCCCACGCAGACCAAGCAGGGCTACTGCACGCTCTGCCGTTCGCGCTGCGGCACGCTCAACGAGGTGCAGGGCGACATGCTGGTGTCGGTGCGGCCCGACGCTTCGCACCCCACCGGCCAGGCGATGTGCATGAAGGGCAAGGCCGCGCCCGAGCTTGTGCACAGCCCGCACCGCCTGCGCTACCCGATGCGCCGCACCCGGCCCAAGACCGAAGCGGACCCGGGCTGGGTGCGCATCGGCTGGGACGAGGCGCTGGCCGAGACCGCGCAGCGCCTGGGCGCCATCAAGGCCGAGAGCGGCGCCGAGTCGGTGGTGTTCGCCGTGACCACGCCCAGCGGCACGCCACTGACGGACAGCATCGACTGGATCGAGCGCTTCGTGCGCCTCTTCGGCAGCCCCAACATCTGCTACGCGACCGAGGTCTGCAACTGGCACAAGGACTTCGCGCACGCCTTCACCTTCGGCTGTGGCATGCCCGCGGCCGACTACGCGCAGGCCGACCTGATCGTGCTGTGGGGGCACAACCCCGCGAACACCTGGCTGGCACAGGCCAATGCCATCGGCCGCGGCCGCGCGAACGGCGCGAAGATGGTGGTGATCGATCCGCGTCCCACGGCGCTCGCGCGGCAGGCCGACGCTTGGCTGCCCGTGCGGCCCGGCACCGATGCGGCACTGGCGCTGGGCCTGATCCACCTGCTGATCGCGGACGCGCGCTTCGACGAAGGTTTCGTGCGCGCGTGGACCAATGCCCCGTTGCTGGTGCGCGGCGACAACGGGCACTTCCTGCGCGAGCAGGACCTGTGGCCCGATGCCCAGGGCAACCGCTTCATGGCGTGGAACGACGCGCGGGGCTGCGCGGTGCCCTATGACACCGAGCAGGCGGCGCAAGCCCAGGACGCAGCCCACTTCCGCCTGCGCGGCGCGCTCGAGATCGACGTGGGCGCACAGCGCTTGTCGTGCGCGCCAGCCTTCGAGCTGCTGGCCCAGGGCTGTGCCGCCTACACGCCGCCGGATGTCGAACGCATCACCGGCGTTGCGCAAGCCTCGTTGCGCGCGGTCGCTGACCTGTTCGGCACTTGCCGCCGCGTGGCCTATCACGCCTGGACCGGCATCGGCCAGCACACCAACGCCACACAAGCCGAGCGCGCAGTCGCCACGTTGTACGCGTTGTGCGGGAGCTTCGACCGCATCGGCGGGAACCGCGTTCGCGTCGGTCCGCGCGTCAACGCCGTCAACTCGCTCTCACTGCTGCCCGACGCGCAGCGCGCCAAGGCCCTCGGTCTGGCCGAGCGCCCGGTTGGGCCCCCCGCGCACGGCTGGGTGACGGCGCGAGACACCTACCGCGTGATGCTCGAAGGCGAGCCTTACAAGGTGCGCGCGATGATGGCCTTCGGCACCAACCTGCCCGTGTCGCAGGCCGACACCGCGCTCGCGCACCAGGCACTGTCGCAGCTCGAATTCCATGTGCACTGCGACCTGTTCGAAACACCCGCCGCCAGATACGCCGACATCCTGCTGCCGGTCAACACACCCTGGGAGCGCGAAGGCTTGCGCATCGGCTTCGAGATCGACGACCGTGCAGCCGGCTGGGTGCAGTTGCGCCAGCGCATGGTGACGCCACGCGGCGAATCGCGCGCCGACAACGACGTGCTGTTCGACCTGGCCACCCGCCTGGGTATGGGCGACGGCTTCTTCGGCGGCAGCCTCGATGCGGGGTGGAACCACATGCTCGAGCCGCTCGGCCTCACGGTCGACCAGTTGCGCGCGCGGCCCGAAGGCATGGCCTGCGCCATCGACGCGAGCGAGCAGAAATACGCCCGCGCCACGCCCGCCGGCGTGCGCGGCTTCGACACTCCGACGCGCCGCGTCGAGCTCTATTCCGAAACCCTGCTGCGCCACGGCCAGCCGCCGGTCGCCACCTTCGTCGAACCGGCCGACACGCCACGCGATGCGAAGGCCACGCGCCAGGGCCGCTTTCCCTATGTGCTGAGTTCGGCCAAGAACGGCTTCTATTGCCACAGCCAGCACCGCAGCCTGCCTTCGCTGCGCAAGCGCGCGCCCGATCCGGTGGCCGAATTGAGCCCCGTGCTGGCGGCCGCCAAGGGCATCGTGGACGGAGACTGGATGCGCATCCGCACGCGCGTGGGCGAGGCCCGCTTCGTCGCACGCGTCACGCCCCAGTTGGGCGACGACGTCATCGTGGCCGAGTTCGGCTGGTGGCAGAGCTGCCCCGAGCTCGACCGCGACGGCCTGCCCGTCGAAGGCGCGTTGGGCAGCAACTTCAACGCGCTGATATCCGCCGACAGCTGCGACCCGGTGAGCGGCTCGGTGCCGCATCGCTCCTTTCTCTGCGACATCGAACGCGACCCGGCCACAGAGATGCGGCAGCGCAAGTGGTCCGGCTACCGGCCCTTTCGCATCAGCGCGCTGCGGCCCGAGGCCGACGGCGTGCTGGGCATCCACTTCGAGCCGGTCGACGGCGGCGAACTGCCCGATTACCGACCCGGTCAGCACATCGAGATGCAATTGCATCTGGACGACGGCACGCAGGTCACGCGCGCCTATTCGCTCACGGGCGCGGCCGAGGTGCCGGGCCGGCGCAGCTACAGCGTGGCCGTGCGCCACCAGCGCGGCCATTCGGCCGACGGCACGCCGCACGAGGGGCGCGTGTCGAGCCATCTGCACCGCGCACTGAAGGTCGGCGACACCCTCGCGCTGCGGGCGCCCTCCGGGGGCTTCGTGCTGCCGCGCCACTCGCCGCAACCACTGGTCTTCTTCGCGGGCGGCATCGGCATCACGCCCTTCATCAGCCTGCTCGAGTCGCTGCCCGACGGCGCGCAGGGGCCGGCCATCTGGCTCTACTACGCCAACCAGAACGGCACGACCCACGCGTTTCACGAGCGCATTGCGCAGCACCGCGCGCGCCTGCCGCAGTTGCAAGTGGTCGACCACTACAACGCACCACGGCTGCAGGAGCGCCAGGGCATCGACTACCAGTCGGACCGCTTCATCGACGCGAGCGTGGTGGACGACGCATTGATCGCGCAGCGTGCCCGTTTCTACCTGTGCGGACCGCCGGCCATGATGGACGCGGTGACCGCCGGCTTGGTGGCGCGGGGCGTTCCGCGCTTCGACATCTTCAGCGAGGTATTCCGCTCGCCCACCACGCCACCCACCGACGGCGACCAGCGCTTCACCGTCAGCTTCGCGCGCTCGGGCCACGCCCCCGTGACGTGGACGCCCCGGCAGGGCACCTTGCTGACCTTTGGCGAGTCGCTCGGCGTGCAGATGGCCAGCGGCTGCCGCGTGGGCCAGTGCGAGAGCTGCGCCGTGCGCCTGCTGAGCGGCAAGGTGCGCCATCTGCACGGCAGCGAACCGGAAGACCCGGCCGTGTGCCTTGCCTGCCAGGCCGTCCCGCTCGAAGACGTGGTGCTCGAGGCATGA
- the lhpI gene encoding bifunctional Delta(1)-pyrroline-2-carboxylate/Delta(1)-piperideine-2-carboxylate reductase yields the protein MKIIDTESTRRALPFDRLIPALREMFIAGCEVPLRHTHSLQAGKDAAPRTVLVMPAWQHDRYLGIKTVTIFPDNAQRGLPGLFSTYVLYDARTGEPLAQIDGNEITSRRTAAASALAASYLAPADTRSLLVVGCGRVGSLIPEAYRAVRPIERVVVWDRDESAAKALAARLCEQNIEAAVAPDLAQAMNDVDIVSCATLATQPVVQGAWLRPRSHLDLIGSFTPQMREADDACFAGARLFVDTQEALQKSGELLGPLSRGVFAADDVAGELADLAAGRIQGRVERDGRTVFKAVGTALEDLAAAVVVYEASNSN from the coding sequence ATGAAAATCATCGATACCGAAAGCACCCGCCGTGCATTGCCTTTCGACCGCCTGATCCCGGCCCTTCGAGAAATGTTCATCGCCGGCTGCGAGGTGCCTTTGCGGCACACGCATTCGCTCCAGGCCGGGAAGGACGCCGCGCCCCGCACCGTGCTGGTCATGCCGGCGTGGCAGCACGACCGCTACCTGGGCATCAAGACGGTGACCATCTTCCCGGACAACGCGCAGCGCGGCCTGCCCGGGCTGTTCTCGACCTATGTGCTGTACGACGCACGCACGGGCGAGCCGCTGGCGCAGATCGACGGCAACGAGATCACGTCGCGCCGCACAGCTGCCGCATCGGCCCTGGCCGCGTCCTACCTCGCGCCTGCCGACACGCGCAGCCTGCTGGTCGTCGGCTGCGGGCGTGTCGGCAGTCTGATTCCCGAGGCCTACCGCGCCGTGCGTCCGATCGAACGCGTGGTGGTATGGGACCGCGACGAATCTGCGGCGAAGGCACTCGCTGCACGGCTGTGCGAGCAGAACATCGAGGCGGCTGTCGCGCCCGACCTCGCCCAGGCGATGAACGACGTCGACATCGTGAGCTGTGCCACGCTTGCCACGCAGCCGGTGGTGCAGGGCGCGTGGCTGCGGCCTCGCAGCCACCTCGACCTGATCGGCAGCTTCACGCCGCAGATGCGCGAAGCCGACGATGCATGCTTTGCCGGCGCGCGTTTGTTTGTCGATACACAAGAAGCGTTGCAAAAGAGTGGCGAATTGCTCGGGCCCCTATCGCGCGGCGTGTTCGCCGCCGACGATGTGGCGGGGGAGTTGGCCGACCTGGCCGCGGGCCGGATTCAGGGACGCGTCGAGCGTGACGGGCGAACCGTCTTCAAGGCGGTGGGGACCGCCTTGGAGGACCTGGCCGCGGCAGTGGTGGTCTACGAGGCTTCCAATTCGAACTGA